A region of the Levilactobacillus yonginensis genome:
GGATCGTCAATCAATTCGAGAAAAACCTGTTCGAACAAGCCTGAACTTACCCAGGCTCGGAAGCGACTATACACCGTTTTCCAAGAGCCATAGCGTTCAGGTAGATCACGCCAAGGAGCCCCGCTGCGCATGAGCCAGAGGATAGCGTTGAGGGCGGTACGGTTGTCTAGGCTTGATGGACGGCCAGTCCGGTATGGCGGGAAGTATCCTTTGATTCGGTCCCACTGAGCATCTTCCAGTTCGTATCGTTTAGGTGTTGTCATCGGAATGCCTCGATTCGTTTTTCCTCAGATTGTACCTGAATTTTAAGTTTTCAGACAGTCCCTAGGTTGATCGTTTTTTAATTTATCCGGTTTATGGGCGTTAACATAGTCAGCAAATATGTTTAAAAGCTCTTCGGTTTGTTCGACCGAGAGGTTATCAGCTTGAAAGTATTTTTCTAGCAAAGCCCCTTTTTGAATTAATCGGCGAGAACGGGCTTTGCGGGCTTGCCGATTTTCATAGTATTTAGATTGCCGTAATTTAAAATCTTCCCGCTCAATTTTTTGTTTTAAACGCGCTTGTTGCTCAACTAGTTTTTCATATTGATTAGGCATAGTCATTACCACCTAACTATTATCGGTTATTTTGAGCTTGATTTAAAAAGGCGGCAACTTTTTTAGCAATCATTTTAATCTGTGGAGTAGTAAGTGTCCCATAATCCAAATTGGCTGATCTAATGATTTGCTTACCGAGATTTTGTTCAATTTTATTTTTTTCAGCTTTAATCTTTTGATTAAGCTGTTTTAATTTGGCTTCTTGTTTTTCTAAGTTACTTTGAGACATAATGATCCCTCCAATCGTATTAAAAATAATCACCGACACTATATCATACAGAGAACGTTAAATCAAAGGATAGAAGTTGAAATAGCGAAGCGGAAGGCATACACTATAAGTAAATTTAGGGGAATCAGCAGGACGAGTGAAACGAGGTCAATGCGCACTTATACATAGAATGAATTCTATGTTGTGCTAACCCCAAAATCCTGTATTAGAAGTCGCCGATGGCGACAACAAAGTCAAGCCCATAGAATCAAAGTAAAGAGGTGACTAACATGGCAATATTTATATCAGGTTTAACCCCTATAATCGCCGCTATCCATAAAATTAAAGATAATAAAGCTAATATAGTTGATATTTTAACTATCTTTACCCAAAATCCATCTATCTCATTATTAGTTACTCTATCAAATAATACAAATAGTAGTAATAAAAAAACACTAAAAATTTTATAATTTCAATTTTTCCAATCATTTCTCTACGCAAATTGCAAGAACAAGTTAGTCACTAGGACCAAATACTAATACCAAGGGATTCTCAGGGCTTGGAATTGGGTGTGATCATTGGGCTGAGCTTAGCCGCAGGCAGCAGCGAAGCACTCGGCAGGTGACCGGTAGCCGAGTTGGCGACGAGGCATGTTGTTCAGCTTGTCAGCGGTCTTAGCGACATCAGCTGGACTAACAGCATCGAGCGACTCGCCCTTAGGGAAGTCGCGGCGAACCATGCGGTTGTGGACTTCATTAGTACCACGTTCACTGGAAGTATACGGATGCGTAAAGTAGACCGGTGCGACTGACGCCATCACTTGAGAAAGGGTCGCAAACTCTGGGCCGTTGTCCGCAGTCACTGACTGGATAATGTCTCCGTATTCAGCGATGATTGCTTTCATGATGTAGGCTACGGAATCGGCGTCACGGCCGTCAATCAGTCGGATAATCTGGAAGCGGGTTTGACGCTCAATCAGGGTCATAATGACGCTCTCTTGGCCATCGCGCTTACCGACAATAGTATCAATCTCAAAGTGGCCAAATTCTTCACGTGTCGCCACTTCAGCGGGCCGTTTTTCAATGCTTAACCCCAGCTGACGGCTGTTTTTATGAGGAGCGCGCTTGGGTAGTCGGCGACTCATCTTCTCAGCGAGATCCAAGTTACAGACCTCTAAGAGTTGTTCGTCGATGTACTTATACAACGTCTTGGTGCAGACCATCTCGTCAGGACGAAAGAGTCCCAGCGCTTTGGCTCGCCCCACAGCAACATCTGGTGCCCAGCTATCAGTCTTAAAGTGCTCAACAAAGAACGCTAAGAAGGCTAGAACCTGGTAGAACTTACAAGGACGATGACAGGCCTTACGCTTCTCGTGATACCGCCGTTCAGCGAGCTCTGCCACATAGATTTCATAGAACTTCTCCTTACCATTAACCAG
Encoded here:
- a CDS encoding IS30 family transposase; its protein translation is MKEVFVLMQEQLTMNRPKGHHLTLKERGNIEVLFNHDRYSRRKIAELIGVSAQTINNEIKRGLVTNKQLVNGKEKFYEIYVAELAERRYHEKRKACHRPCKFYQVLAFLAFFVEHFKTDSWAPDVAVGRAKALGLFRPDEMVCTKTLYKYIDEQLLEVCNLDLAEKMSRRLPKRAPHKNSRQLGLSIEKRPAEVATREEFGHFEIDTIVGKRDGQESVIMTLIERQTRFQIIRLIDGRDADSVAYIMKAIIAEYGDIIQSVTADNGPEFATLSQVMASVAPVYFTHPYTSSERGTNEVHNRMVRRDFPKGESLDAVSPADVAKTADKLNNMPRRQLGYRSPAECFAAACG